Proteins encoded by one window of bacterium:
- a CDS encoding phenylacetate--CoA ligase, producing the protein MEYFQKEIEKISEKELKKIQFERLKKVFNLAKEKIPFYRKLYEKAGIKNITSLSDLKNLPFTKKSDLRDNYPFKMFAYPLKDIFEIHASSGTTGKLTVVGYTKNDIEVWSEVMARSLVCAGVKKGDIIQNAYGYGLFTGGLGVHYGALKLGVTVIPISTGGTQRQLMIIQDFKSTVLTCTPSYSLYMAEEAKEMGIDPKKTTIRVGILGAEPWTEGMRKKIEEEWDMIALDIYGLSEIIGPGVAMECEGKDGLHVWADHFLPEVINPETGENVDEVEEGELVLTTLTKEGLPMIRYRTGDIVKITYSECPHCKRTMPRISKIKGRIDDMLIIRGVNVFPSQIETVLTKIPEVSPHYQLVVSREKYLDKLEVRVEVTEKTFSDEVKKLEELQKKIEKTIEGVIGLSISVKLVEPKSIERSIGKAKRVIDLRKELKEEK; encoded by the coding sequence ATGGAATATTTTCAAAAAGAAATTGAAAAGATATCAGAGAAAGAATTAAAAAAAATACAATTTGAACGATTGAAAAAAGTTTTTAATTTAGCAAAAGAAAAAATTCCTTTCTATAGAAAATTATATGAAAAGGCAGGAATTAAAAATATAACATCACTTTCTGATTTAAAAAACCTTCCTTTTACAAAAAAAAGTGACCTGAGGGACAATTATCCGTTTAAAATGTTTGCATATCCACTTAAAGATATTTTTGAAATTCATGCTTCTTCCGGAACAACAGGAAAACTTACTGTTGTTGGTTATACAAAAAATGATATTGAGGTATGGAGTGAAGTTATGGCAAGAAGTCTGGTATGTGCAGGTGTAAAAAAAGGTGATATTATTCAGAATGCTTATGGATATGGACTTTTTACTGGTGGTCTTGGTGTTCATTATGGTGCTTTAAAACTTGGAGTAACAGTAATACCTATATCAACTGGTGGAACACAGAGGCAGTTAATGATTATTCAGGATTTCAAAAGTACAGTTTTGACATGCACACCTTCCTATTCTCTTTATATGGCAGAGGAAGCAAAAGAAATGGGAATAGACCCGAAGAAAACAACTATTAGAGTAGGGATTCTTGGAGCAGAACCATGGACTGAAGGAATGAGAAAAAAAATAGAAGAAGAATGGGATATGATTGCTCTTGATATATATGGACTTTCTGAAATTATTGGTCCTGGTGTAGCAATGGAATGTGAAGGAAAAGATGGACTTCATGTATGGGCTGACCATTTTTTACCGGAGGTTATTAATCCTGAAACAGGAGAAAATGTAGATGAAGTAGAAGAAGGAGAACTTGTACTAACCACTTTAACTAAAGAAGGTCTTCCAATGATAAGATATAGAACAGGAGATATAGTAAAGATAACCTATTCAGAATGTCCTCACTGTAAAAGAACAATGCCAAGAATAAGTAAAATTAAAGGAAGGATAGATGATATGCTTATTATAAGGGGAGTTAATGTTTTCCCATCCCAGATTGAGACAGTTCTGACAAAAATACCTGAAGTATCTCCTCATTATCAACTTGTGGTATCAAGAGAAAAATATCTTGATAAACTTGAGGTAAGAGTTGAAGTTACAGAAAAAACATTTTCTGACGAAGTTAAAAAACTTGAAGAATTACAAAAAAAGATTGAAAAGACAATTGAAGGAGTTATTGGTTTATCTATTTCGGTTAAACTTGTTGAACCAAAGAGTATTGAAAGAAGTATCGGAAAGGCAAAAAGAGTTATTGATTTGAGAAAGGAGTTAAAGGAGGAAAAATAA